DNA from Thermococcus alcaliphilus:
TAAGACAGTCAAGCATAAGGGAAGCAGCAGCCCTCACAGAGTAGTCTATAACTCTGCCCCCCAAATAGCCAGCGTCCACTATTATCACAACATCAACTTTTCTCTCGCTCTCATACTCGTTGCTCATTATTTTGCCCATTTTTGCCGTTGCCTTCCAGTTTATTATCTTGAAAGGATCTCCAGGCTGATATTCCCTTATAGCATGAAACTCTACTCCTTCACCTATTCTCGGAGATGGCAAGGGGCCAACGGTTATTTTTGTACCCTTTGTGGAGTAAGGAGTGATGACATCTTCTATGAGCGGAACACCAATAAGCTCATCATACAGCTCAACCACTTTGTCCCTTTTGAAAAATCCAAATGGATCTTGGTAGCTCAAGTATATCCAGTTAAACTCATGAACCCCTCTGCGTACCCTAATCTTGTAGGAAAGCTCTCTCACTTCATCTTTTTTTAGGGAAAGCAAAAACTCGTTCTTACCTTCAACAACCTCAAGCTCCTCTGGTGTGCCATCCACAAGCTTTAAGCTTGGAATTCTTTCGTTGGACTTTATGGTAAGTTTTATTTCCACGGTTTCTCCTTCAAGAATTCTGTCGTGAGGCAGGATTCTCTTAATCTCCACGTCAAGCCTTGGTTTAAAAAATGCAACCGCTATGAAAAACAGCCAAAGTATCGGAAGGACAAGATATACCATATCCCAGCGAAGAGTAAAGAAAGTTATGAGTACCCCTATCCATAGGGCAAGAAGAAGCTGAAGGGCTTTTCCAGTCGGGTAGAACTCCCTCATAGCTATCACTCAAACTTTGGAACGGGTATTTTTTCAAGCATTCTCTCCATCACCATCTCCTGGCTTACCCGAGTATACCAAAGCTCCCTCTTCAGTATGAGCCTATGACTTAGTGCAGGTATGGTAACTTTCTTCACGTCATCTGGGATAACGTAGTCCCTGCCTTCCAAAGCAGCGTATGCCCTCGAAAGCTTGAGCAATGCCAAGCTCCCTCTTGGAGACGCTCCAACTTCAATTTCCTTTTTGTTTTCTCTAGTTGCCCTCACTATCTCGGTTATGTATTCAAGAACGGCATCGCTCACATAAACATCCTCAACTGCCCTCTGCATCTCTACAACTTCTTCAGCGGAGGTTATTTGGTTTATATCCACTTCTTCTTTCTTTCTCTCGATCCTCCTCTTGAGAATCTCAAGCTCCTCCTCCTTGGTCGGGTAACCCACTCTGAGCCTGACGAGGAATCTAT
Protein-coding regions in this window:
- a CDS encoding DUF58 domain-containing protein; translation: MREFYPTGKALQLLLALWIGVLITFFTLRWDMVYLVLPILWLFFIAVAFFKPRLDVEIKRILPHDRILEGETVEIKLTIKSNERIPSLKLVDGTPEELEVVEGKNEFLLSLKKDEVRELSYKIRVRRGVHEFNWIYLSYQDPFGFFKRDKVVELYDELIGVPLIEDVITPYSTKGTKITVGPLPSPRIGEGVEFHAIREYQPGDPFKIINWKATAKMGKIMSNEYESERKVDVVIIVDAGYLGGRVIDYSVRAAASLMLDCLKNGTSFGLLLSESVPLWARVDYGKRHFFRCVDILSTARPDKNNLIAYQVEHLIRTRFPANAQIIYISPLVSEESRKALEMIYHYGYKIIVISPDPYSAIEPRSKEEELAVKMLDLKRKAYLRKLSAYALIIDWDTRKPLRSAIAEVIKL